The sequence below is a genomic window from Variovorax paradoxus B4.
AGCACACGAGGGTCTGCAGGGGCGGGATCTTGCGGCGCATGTATGCCGGTAGTGTATGACTGGGCGGACGCCGTCACCAATGGAAACGTCTTGCCAGGCGGGTGCCAGATGTGCGCAAGGCGCATATCTGGGTGAGGATTCATCGTTTGCGCCCGGGCCCCCGCATGGCTAGGATCGAGCCATTCCCCCTCTTTTCCCTCTTCCGGAGACAAGCACATGGCCGCCAAAGCGCAATTCCACTGGGACGACCCCCTTCTTCTCGACCAGCAGCTGACCGACGAAGAACGCATGATCCGCGACGCGGCCAATGCCTACTGCCAGGAGCGCCTCGCGCCGCGCGTCATCGAAGGCTTCCGCAGCGGCGAGACCGACCCCGCCATCTTTCGCGAGATGGGCGCGCTCGGCCTGCTGGGGCCCACGATCCCCGAGCAGTACGGCGGCCCCGGCCTCAATTACGTGGCCTATGGCCTGATCGCCCGCGAAGTCGAGCGCGTCGATTCGGGCTACCGCTCGATGGCCAGCGTGCAGAGCTCGCTGGTGATGGTGCCGATCTTCGAATTCGGCACCGAGGCGCAGAAGCAGAAGTACCTGCCCAAGCTCGCCACCGGCGAATGGATCGGCTGCTTCGGCCTGACCGAGCCCGACCACGGCTCCGACCCCGGCAGCATGGTCACGCGCGCCAAGAAGGTGCCGGGCGGCTATTCGCTCAGCGGCGCCAAGATGTGGATCAGCAACTCGCCCATCGCCGACGTGTTCGTGGTCTGGGCCAAGGAAGTCAGCGAAAGCGGCACGGTCGGCCCGATCCGCGGCTTCGTGCTCGAGAAGGGCATGAAGGGCCTCTCGGCTCCCGCGATCCACGGCAAGGTCGGCCTGCGCGCCAGCATCACCGGCGAGATCGTGATGGACGGCGTGTTCTGCCCCGAGGAAAACGCGTTCCCCGAAGTGCAGGGCCTGAAGGGCCCCTTCACCTGCCTCAACAGCGCCCGCTACGGCATCTCGTGGGGCGCACTCGGCGCCGCGGAAGACTGCATGCATCGCGCCCGCCAGTACACGCTGGACCGCAAGCAGTTCGGCCGCCCGCTCGCCGCCAACCAGCTGATCCAGAAGAAGCTGGCCGACATGCAGACCGAGATCGCGCTGGGCCTGCAAGGGAGCCTGCGCCTGGGCCGCATGAAGGACGAAGGCACGGCCTCGGTCGAGATCACCTCGATCATGAAGCGCAACAACTGCGGCAAGGCCCTCGACATCGCCCGCCTGGCGCGCGACATGATGGGCGGCAACGGCATCAGCGACGAGTTCGGCGTGGCGCGCCATCTGGTGAACCTCGAGGTGGTCAACACCTACGAAGGCACGCACGACATCCACGCGCTCATCCTGGGCCGCGCCATCACGGGCATCGCCGCCTTCGCCAACTGAACGAACGCATGACAGCCAAGCCCGCAGCACTCGACGGCATCAAGGTCCTCGATCTGTCCCGCGTGCTCGCGGGCCCGTGGTGCACGCAGATCCTCGCCGACCTGGGCGCCGACGTCGTCAAGATCGAACGCCCCGGCGTCGGCGACGACACGCGCACCTGGGGGCCGCCCTTCATCAGGGACGCGAACGGCAACGACACCGACCAGGCCAGCTACTTCACCGCCTGCAACCGCAACAAGCGCTCGGTCACGGTCGACATGGCCACGCCCGAGGGGCAGGCGCTGCTCAAGCAGATGGCGGCGCAGGCCGACATCGTGGTGGAAAACTTCAAGACCGGCGGCCTGAAGCAGTACGGGCTCGACCACGAGAGCCTGCGCGCGGCCAACCCGCGCCTCGTCTACTGCAGCGTGACCGGCTTCGGCCACGACGGCCCGTACGCCGAGCGCGCGGGCTACGACCTGATGATCCAGGCCATGACCGGCATGATGAGCATCACCGGCCGTCCCGACGGCGAGCCCGGCGGCGGCCCGCTGCGCGTGGGCGTGGCGCTCACCGACCTGTTCACCGGCGTCTATGCGAGCACTGCCATCCTCGCGGCGCTGCAGGTGCGCGACCGCACGGGCGAAGGCCAGCACATCGACATGGCGCTGCTCGACGTGGGCATGGCCATCCTCGCCAACCAGGCCAGCGCCTTCCTCAACACCGGCAAGGCACCGCAGCGCCAGGGCAACACGCACCCGAGCCTGGCGCCGTATCAAGACTTTCCGACACTCGACGGCTCGATGCTGCTGGCCATCGGCAACAACGGCCAGTTCGCGCGCTTCTGCGAAGCGGCCGGCCACGCCGAGTGGGCCGCCGATGCGCGCTTTGCGACCAACACGCTGCGCGTGAAGCACCGCGGCGTGCTCATTCCGATGATGGAAGCGCTCACGCGCACCCGCACCACCACCGACTGGGTCACGCTGCTCGAAGACAAGGCCGTGCCCTGCGGCCCGATCAACGACATCGCCCAGGCCTTCGACGACGCGCAGGTCAAGTCGCGCGGCCTGGCCGTCACGCTGCCGCGCGATGCGGGCGACGGCATCGAAAGCATCACCGGCGTGGCGAGCCCGCTGCGCCTCACGGCCACGCCGCCCGTGCTGCGCCATGCGCCGCCGGCGCTCGGGCAGCACACGCGCGAGGTGCTGGCCGAGTTCGGCATCGATGGCGCGCGCTTCGACGCGCTGCGCGCGGCCGGCGTGGTCTGAACCCCATGTAGAAAGGACGCACGCCATGGCCGATCCGACGCACAGCCTGCCGTTCTCGGTCCTGCGCATCGACCATGTCGTGCTGCGCGTGAAGGACATCGTGCAGTCGATCGCCTTCTACCGCGACGTGCTTGGCTGCCAGGTCGAGAAGCGCCGCGACGACCTGGGGCTGGTGCACTTGCGCGCAGGCTCGAGCCTGATCGACCTTGTCACGCACGACGGCCCGCTCGGCCGGCAGGGCGGCGCGCTCGCCGGCAAGGAAGGCCGCAACGTCGACCACCTTTGCCTGCGCATCGAGCCCTTCGACGAGGCGGCCATCCGTGCGCTGATGGCCCGGCACGGCGTGCCGGTGCATGGCGAGGTGCAGAACAACTTCGGCGCCGAAGGCAACGGACCTTCGATCTACATCGCCGACCCCGACGGCAACGGCGTCGAGCTGAAAGGGCCGGCAGGCAGCAACTAGCCGGCGCGCCCGACGGTCGCCACGGCGAACACCGCCACGCCGAGCGCGAGGTTCACCGTCACCAGCAGGCGCACGGTATTGAGCCGCGCGGCGGCCACCGGCCATGCGCTTTCCTCCACCGCGCGGCGCAGCGCCCTGAACACCGAGGCGCGGATGTACACGTAGATGCCGGCCATCACGATGGCGATGCCCATCATCGCCTCCACGCGCCAGTGCACCGCGCGGAAGCCGCCCGCGAGCAGGATCATCGCCACGCCGGTCACGAACAGCAGCGTGACGGCCGCGTCCACGCCGACGAAGAAGCGCCGCAGCGCCGCTGCCATCGTGCGCAGGCGCAGCGGCGGCTCCAGCGTGGCGACGGCGGCGGGGCGCACCGCGAAGTGCAGGGTGGCCATGCCGCCGACCCAGAAGGCGGCGGCGAGAAGATGGATGAGGAGCAGGATGACGTAGGACATGGGGGTCGATCAGAACACCGAAAGGTGCGCTCGCGCAATGTCCACGCCGTTGCGTTAAAACCCCATCCTTCGCACGCAAGAAAGAAAGATGAGGCTGCCATGACCCGCACCGTCGCCCAGAAACGCGCCGACTTCCGCGCGCTGCACGAACAGGGCTGCTTCGCCATCCCCAACCCCTGGGACACGGGCAGCGCGCGCTACCTGCAGGGCCTGGGCTTCAAGGCGCTGGCCACCACGAGCTCGGGCCATGCATGGTCACAGGGCCTGGCCGACGGGGCGCAATCGCGCGACACCGTGCTGGCCCATCTGCGCGACATCGCCAGCGCCACCGACCTGCCCGTGAATGCGGACTTCGAGAACGGCTTCGCGGCCGATGCCCAAGGCGTGGCGGAAAGCGTGCGGCTCGCGGTCCAGACCGGCGTGGCGGGCCTGTCGATCGAGGACTCGACCGGCGACGCGGCGAACCCGCTGTTCGAGATCGACGTCGCGGTCGAGCGGCTGCGCGCGGCGCGCAGGGCCATCGACGCGGCCGGCGGCGACACGCTGCTGGTGGGCCGCGCCGAGAACTTCTTCGTCGGCCGCCCTGACCTGGACGACGCCATCGCCCGCCTCAAGGCCTACGCCGAGGCCGGCGCCGATTGCCTCTACGCGCCGGGCATCCGCACGCGCGAGCAGATCGCGGCGGTGGTTGCCGCGGTGGCGCCCAAGCCGGTCAACCTGCTGATCGGCTGGCCCAGCGAGCTCAGCATGCAGGACATTGCCGCGCTCGGCGTGCGGCGCGTCAGCGTGGGCGGCGCGCTCGCCCGCGCGGCCTGGGGCGGCTTCGACCGCGCCGCGCGGGCGCTTGCCGAGAAGGGGCGTTTCGACGGCTTCGAAGGCGCGGCCTCGGGGGCCGATCTCAATGGGTTCTTCGGCCCGTTCTCCGAATAGCGCGCCCGCTGCCGCCATGGACGCGCTCCTTGCGGAAATCCGCAGCTGCACCGCCTGCGCCGCGCAGCTGCCGCTGGGCCCGCGGCCGGTGGTGCAGGCCAGCGCCACCGCGCGCCTGCTGATCGTCGGCCAGGCGCCGAGCCTGACGGTGCACGCCACCGGCCTGCCATGGAACGACAAGAGCGGCGAGCAGCTGCGCCGCTGGCTCGGCATCGACCGCGAGGTGTTCTACGACGCCGCGCGCATCGCGATCATGCCGATGGGTTACTGCTACCCCGGCCGCGGCAGCAGCGGCGACCTGCCACCGCGCCGCGAATGCGCCGAGCTCTGGCATGCGCGCCTGCTCGCGCAGATGAGCCGGGTCGAGCTCACGCTGCTGATCGGCCAGTACGCGCAGCGCCACTTCCTGGGCGCGGCGCGCAAGGCCGGCGTCACCGAAACCGTCGCGGCCTTTGCGGAATTTGCACCGCGCTTCATTCCGCTGCCGCATCCGTCGCCGCGGAACACCGGCTGGTTCAAGCACCACCCGTGGTTCGAGAGCGAGGTGCTGCCGGTGCTGCGCGAACGCGTGCGGCGGGCGCTCGCGCAGCCCTAGCCTGGATATTTCGCGAGTGACGTGTCGCGATGGCAGTTGATCAATGTAGGGCGCGAAGCGCGCGATACAACCGCGATGAGTGAGATTTCAGCCGCATTGCTGGGGCTGAAGACGCAGTGCCCCCTTACCCCCGTTGTTTGTCGACGTGCCGGGGACAGCACTCGACGCGATCTATGGAGCCAGTGCGCGAGCGGCCGTGAGGAAGACGTGCTTGAGCGGGTGGTGCGAGGCCAGCAGCAGGCGGATGCGACGGGTATTGCGCAGCACGGCGGCGCCGATCTTGAGCAGCTTGACGCGGATGGTGGCGGTGCACGCGCGTTCCAACTGCGTGCCTTGAAGGGCCAGCCGGCGCAGGTTGATCATCAAGGTGTAGGCCAGCGCAGCCAACAGCAGGCGCAACTGGTTGGACGCGAAGCGGCGACAACTGCCGCGGCGACCGAACAGGTCGATCTGCGCTTCCTTGATGCGGTTCTCGGCCTCACCGCGGGCGCAGTACAAGTCCTCGTACAGCGACTTGGCGTCTCCCGCTTCCAGGCTCGTGACCACGAAGCGTGGATTGCGCCCTTGCGCGCCGTGCTCCAGCCGCGCGATGACGCGCCGCTCACGCTCCCAGCTGCGCGTTGCATATCGGAACTCGCCGATCAGGCGCTGCTTCGTGCCGACGGCTTCGTACTGTTCGGCCAGCGCGTGTTCAGCGATGGCCACGCGTTCAAGCAAGGCGGAGTTCTTCTGCAGGCCCACGATGTAGTCAATGCCCCAGGCGTCGAAGCGGCGCAGCGCCTTCGGGCGACAGAAGCCGGAGTCGCCGCGCACCACGAGCCGCACGCCGGGCCACGCCTGGCGCAGCCGTCGCGCGATCAGCTTGATCAACGCGCTGAGCACGCTGGCCGGATCGCGCCAGCTCGGGCGCAGCACGCACGCAAGCATGTCTTGCCCACAGAAGATGTACAGCGGCAAGTAGCAGTAGTTGTCGTAGTGGGCGTGGAAGTGCGCGCCTTCCTGGTCACCGTACAGCGGGATGTGCGTGGCATCGATGTCGAGCACGAGTTCGTCGGGGATCGTCATGCGGCTAGCGATGAATTGATCCAACAAAACAGCGTGCAACGCCGCGGCATGCTCGCTCGTGGCCGAAGTCTCCAACCGGCTCAACGTCGGCGCCGAGGCCAGCTCAACGACACGACCTACCGCCGTTTGGTGCGCCAGGTCATGGCGCAGCGTGTTGTGCTGCGAAACACTTTCCCAGCCACAACACAAGCCGTACACGCGCTGCGCGAGCAGACTGCGAATGTCGTGACGCACGCTGGCCTTGCGCCGTGCGTCAGCGAACACGCGCGCCGCCGCGCGCGTCAAGCCGATGCGCTCATCGACTTGCTTGAGCAGTACCGCACCACCGTCGCTGACGATATCTCCGCCGTCAAACGCCGCCTCCACGACGCGACGCCCAACCTTGCAAAATCTCACTGGCACATCGGTACACTTTGGCACTGGCAGTCCTGTTCTCGAGTTGCATGTTCTTGGCATCAGATACCAATAACAACGCATCCCGGCTCAGGGCTGCCGACCTTCTACTCGCGAAATATCCAGGCTAGGGTGCCGCAGCCACCGAGGTGCCCGCCCCATCGAAGGGCCGCGCGGCATAGACCACGCGCCCGCCCACCACCGTCATCAGCGACACCGTCTTGCCGATGCGTTCCAGCGGCACCGAGAAGAAGTCCTGGTCGAGGATCGCGAAGTCCGCGAGCTTGCCGGCTTCGAGCGTGCCGCGCTTGCCCTCGTCGAAGCTGAACCACGCGCTGCCCGCCGTGTAGAGCCGCAGCGCCTGTTCGCGCGTGGGCGTCTCGTCGGTGCCGCGCATGGCCTTGCCGCTCACCGTCCTGCCGTCGAGCATCCATTGCAGCGCGACGAAGGGGTTGTACGAAGCCACGCGGTGCGCGTCGGTGCCGGCGCCCACGTTCACGCCGGTGCGCAGCGCGCTGCCGATGGGCGGCATGCGGCGCGCCGCGTCGCCGCGCGCTGCAAGCGCGCGGTCGCCCTGGAAGTACATCGCGTCCTGCAGGGTCCAGCCGATGCCCAGCGCCTTCATGCGGGCGAGCGTTTCGGGCGAGGCATCGTCCAGGTGCGCGATCGACCAGCGCAGCTCCTTGATCGGCACTTCGGCATTGAGCTTCTCGTACAGCCCGAGCAGGTGCTCGACCGAGCCGTTCTCCTGCCAGTGGATGGTGACGGCGAGCTTGCGCATCGCCGCCCACTTGATGAGCTCGTAGAACTTCTCCTTCGCGGCCGCGTCGGGAAAATTGTTGTTGTACATCGCGAGCGTCACGCGTTCGCCGAGGCCGTTGAACTTGAGCATGTCGTCGCCGAAGCCCATCGGCAGCATCTGCGTGAGCTCGCGAAACTCCTGCAGCTCGGCGCCGGGCTTCTGCGCGAACACGCTGTAGGCCACGCGCAGCGTCAGCGCCTTCTCGCGCCACAGCTCGAACAGCGCCGCGTACTGCGACGGCGCGATGCTGAAGCCGCCCGGGTCCACGAGGCCGGTGATGCCCAGGCGGTTCAGCTCGCGGAAGAAGGCGCGCGTGCCGGCCAGGTTGTCGTCGTAGGTCGGCTTGGGCAGGTTGTCGAACAGGGCCGAGATGCCGACGATGTCGCCGGTCATCCAGCCCGGCGCGCCGTCCGCCGCGGGCTTCATGCCGGCCGGCAGCGTGCCCGCGGGAACGCCGAGCGCTTCGAGCGCCTTGGGCGTCATCACCACGGCTTCGTAGAACAGCTGCACGTACACCGGATGGTTAGGGGCGGCCTCCTGCAACTCGGCCGCGGTGGGGCGGCGGCGCTCGGCGAACTGCTGCTCGGTCCAGCCGCCGGCCACGATCAGCCAGCCGCCGGGCCGCGCACGCGCGGCCGCGGCACGGATGCGGTCCATGGCTTCGCCGATGCTGCCGGCGCCGATCCAGTTGACCTCGGTCGAATAGCTCAGCGCCGCGCGCACCGCATGCATGTGCGAGTCGATGAGGCCCGGGATCACGGTGCGCCCTCCGGCATCCACCGTGCGCGTGAGCGGGCCCGAGAGCGCGCGCATCTGCCCGGCATTGCCGACCGCCACGATGCGGCCGTCGCGCACGGCCAGCGCCTGCGCGGTGGTGGCGGCGGCGTCGAGCGTGGCGATCTTCGCGTTGGTGACGATCAGGTCGGCCGGCTGGGCCTGCGTTGCGGGCGGCAGCAGCAGTGCGGCCGCCGTGGCCGCCATGAGCAGAGTGCGCAGCATGCTCAATCCACCTTGATGCTGGCTGCCTTGACCACCTGCTGCGCCTTGGCCGTCTCATCCGCAATGAACTTGTTGAACTGCACCGACGGCATCGTGAAGGGCTCGGCGCCGAGCTTGTCGAGGCGCTCCTTGAGTTCGGGCGAGGCCATGATCTTCGCGACCTCGGCCTGCAGGCGGTCCACCACCGGCTGCGGCGTCTTCGCGGGTGCGAAGAGCCCGACCCAGAACAGGTACTCGGAACCCGGCACGCCGGCTTCCACCGTGGTGGGCGCCTCGGGCAGCGCCGGCGAGCGCTTGGCCGTGCCCACGGCCAGCGCCTGCAGCTTGCCGCTCTTGATGAGCGGCAGGGCAGACACCATCGGCGCGAAGAACCAGTCCACGCGCCCGGCCATCACCTCGGTCATGGCCTCGGGCGTGCCGCGGAAGGGCACGTGCTGCGCATCGAGCCCGGCCGCGAGGCGGAACACCTCGGCATTCATGTGCGTGGCCGATCCGTTGCCCGCGGAGCCGTAGTTGAAGCTGCCCGGCCTGGCCTTGACCTTCGCGACCAGGTCCGGCACGTTCGCGAAGTGCGAAGGCGCGGTGACCAGCACGTTGGGCAGGCTTGCCATCGGCGTGATGCCGGTGAAGTCCTTGATCGTGTCGTACGACAGGCCCTTGTAGATCCACGGATTCACGAGATGCCCGGCCGAATGCACCAGCAGCGTGTAGCCGTCGGCCGGCGCCTTGGCCGTGATGGCCGCACCCAGCGTGCCGCCCGCGCCGGGCTTGTTGTCCACCACCACGCTGGTGCCCAGCGCGGGTCCGAGCTTCTCGGCCACGAGCCGCGCGACGATGTCCGTGCCGCTGCCCGCCGTGAAGGGCACCACGAGCTTGATCGGCTGCGTGCCTGGCCAGGCGTTCTGCGCGTGTGCGACGCCGAGCGTGCTGATGGCCGCGAGCGCCGCGGCCAGCGTGAGCGCCTGCCGGCGGCTGCAGGTGTTGAGTGTCTTCTTCATGCGTCTTGTCTCCGTTGATTTGTTTGGTGAGCGATGAATGACTGAAGAGGGCCTATGCGGGCGGCGGCGCGCTGTTCGGCATCACCAGCGCCACCAGCACCGG
It includes:
- a CDS encoding acyl-CoA dehydrogenase; its protein translation is MAAKAQFHWDDPLLLDQQLTDEERMIRDAANAYCQERLAPRVIEGFRSGETDPAIFREMGALGLLGPTIPEQYGGPGLNYVAYGLIAREVERVDSGYRSMASVQSSLVMVPIFEFGTEAQKQKYLPKLATGEWIGCFGLTEPDHGSDPGSMVTRAKKVPGGYSLSGAKMWISNSPIADVFVVWAKEVSESGTVGPIRGFVLEKGMKGLSAPAIHGKVGLRASITGEIVMDGVFCPEENAFPEVQGLKGPFTCLNSARYGISWGALGAAEDCMHRARQYTLDRKQFGRPLAANQLIQKKLADMQTEIALGLQGSLRLGRMKDEGTASVEITSIMKRNNCGKALDIARLARDMMGGNGISDEFGVARHLVNLEVVNTYEGTHDIHALILGRAITGIAAFAN
- a CDS encoding CopD family protein codes for the protein MSYVILLLIHLLAAAFWVGGMATLHFAVRPAAVATLEPPLRLRTMAAALRRFFVGVDAAVTLLFVTGVAMILLAGGFRAVHWRVEAMMGIAIVMAGIYVYIRASVFRALRRAVEESAWPVAAARLNTVRLLVTVNLALGVAVFAVATVGRAG
- a CDS encoding isocitrate lyase/PEP mutase family protein, which encodes MTRTVAQKRADFRALHEQGCFAIPNPWDTGSARYLQGLGFKALATTSSGHAWSQGLADGAQSRDTVLAHLRDIASATDLPVNADFENGFAADAQGVAESVRLAVQTGVAGLSIEDSTGDAANPLFEIDVAVERLRAARRAIDAAGGDTLLVGRAENFFVGRPDLDDAIARLKAYAEAGADCLYAPGIRTREQIAAVVAAVAPKPVNLLIGWPSELSMQDIAALGVRRVSVGGALARAAWGGFDRAARALAEKGRFDGFEGAASGADLNGFFGPFSE
- a CDS encoding tripartite tricarboxylate transporter substrate binding protein, with amino-acid sequence MKKTLNTCSRRQALTLAAALAAISTLGVAHAQNAWPGTQPIKLVVPFTAGSGTDIVARLVAEKLGPALGTSVVVDNKPGAGGTLGAAITAKAPADGYTLLVHSAGHLVNPWIYKGLSYDTIKDFTGITPMASLPNVLVTAPSHFANVPDLVAKVKARPGSFNYGSAGNGSATHMNAEVFRLAAGLDAQHVPFRGTPEAMTEVMAGRVDWFFAPMVSALPLIKSGKLQALAVGTAKRSPALPEAPTTVEAGVPGSEYLFWVGLFAPAKTPQPVVDRLQAEVAKIMASPELKERLDKLGAEPFTMPSVQFNKFIADETAKAQQVVKAASIKVD
- a CDS encoding CaiB/BaiF CoA transferase family protein — encoded protein: MTAKPAALDGIKVLDLSRVLAGPWCTQILADLGADVVKIERPGVGDDTRTWGPPFIRDANGNDTDQASYFTACNRNKRSVTVDMATPEGQALLKQMAAQADIVVENFKTGGLKQYGLDHESLRAANPRLVYCSVTGFGHDGPYAERAGYDLMIQAMTGMMSITGRPDGEPGGGPLRVGVALTDLFTGVYASTAILAALQVRDRTGEGQHIDMALLDVGMAILANQASAFLNTGKAPQRQGNTHPSLAPYQDFPTLDGSMLLAIGNNGQFARFCEAAGHAEWAADARFATNTLRVKHRGVLIPMMEALTRTRTTTDWVTLLEDKAVPCGPINDIAQAFDDAQVKSRGLAVTLPRDAGDGIESITGVASPLRLTATPPVLRHAPPALGQHTREVLAEFGIDGARFDALRAAGVV
- a CDS encoding amidohydrolase — protein: MLRTLLMAATAAALLLPPATQAQPADLIVTNAKIATLDAAATTAQALAVRDGRIVAVGNAGQMRALSGPLTRTVDAGGRTVIPGLIDSHMHAVRAALSYSTEVNWIGAGSIGEAMDRIRAAAARARPGGWLIVAGGWTEQQFAERRRPTAAELQEAAPNHPVYVQLFYEAVVMTPKALEALGVPAGTLPAGMKPAADGAPGWMTGDIVGISALFDNLPKPTYDDNLAGTRAFFRELNRLGITGLVDPGGFSIAPSQYAALFELWREKALTLRVAYSVFAQKPGAELQEFRELTQMLPMGFGDDMLKFNGLGERVTLAMYNNNFPDAAAKEKFYELIKWAAMRKLAVTIHWQENGSVEHLLGLYEKLNAEVPIKELRWSIAHLDDASPETLARMKALGIGWTLQDAMYFQGDRALAARGDAARRMPPIGSALRTGVNVGAGTDAHRVASYNPFVALQWMLDGRTVSGKAMRGTDETPTREQALRLYTAGSAWFSFDEGKRGTLEAGKLADFAILDQDFFSVPLERIGKTVSLMTVVGGRVVYAARPFDGAGTSVAAAP
- a CDS encoding VOC family protein, which codes for MADPTHSLPFSVLRIDHVVLRVKDIVQSIAFYRDVLGCQVEKRRDDLGLVHLRAGSSLIDLVTHDGPLGRQGGALAGKEGRNVDHLCLRIEPFDEAAIRALMARHGVPVHGEVQNNFGAEGNGPSIYIADPDGNGVELKGPAGSN
- a CDS encoding uracil-DNA glycosylase family protein, which translates into the protein MDALLAEIRSCTACAAQLPLGPRPVVQASATARLLIVGQAPSLTVHATGLPWNDKSGEQLRRWLGIDREVFYDAARIAIMPMGYCYPGRGSSGDLPPRRECAELWHARLLAQMSRVELTLLIGQYAQRHFLGAARKAGVTETVAAFAEFAPRFIPLPHPSPRNTGWFKHHPWFESEVLPVLRERVRRALAQP
- a CDS encoding IS1380 family transposase; translated protein: MPKCTDVPVRFCKVGRRVVEAAFDGGDIVSDGGAVLLKQVDERIGLTRAAARVFADARRKASVRHDIRSLLAQRVYGLCCGWESVSQHNTLRHDLAHQTAVGRVVELASAPTLSRLETSATSEHAAALHAVLLDQFIASRMTIPDELVLDIDATHIPLYGDQEGAHFHAHYDNYCYLPLYIFCGQDMLACVLRPSWRDPASVLSALIKLIARRLRQAWPGVRLVVRGDSGFCRPKALRRFDAWGIDYIVGLQKNSALLERVAIAEHALAEQYEAVGTKQRLIGEFRYATRSWERERRVIARLEHGAQGRNPRFVVTSLEAGDAKSLYEDLYCARGEAENRIKEAQIDLFGRRGSCRRFASNQLRLLLAALAYTLMINLRRLALQGTQLERACTATIRVKLLKIGAAVLRNTRRIRLLLASHHPLKHVFLTAARALAP